One Companilactobacillus heilongjiangensis genomic window, TTTTCTGAATCAGTTGAATCAGGTGTATCTGTGTCAGTTGCATCATCGTCTGAATCGTCATTTGAATCTTCAGCTGCTGGATTCTTTGCATCATCAGCATTAGCTGCGTTTTCACGTGTCTTTTCAATATCGATTTTACCACTCTCAACATCAGCAAGATTTACATCTTGGTCGTTGTCGTCCACAAATTCAACTTGTGATTCGGGTTTGATATCAATCTTATAGCCAGTTAACTTAGCAGCTAAACGGGCATTTTGACCTTTTTTACCAATTGCCAATGACAAGTGATAGTCAGGTACGATAACGATACATTGTTTCTTATCGTCATCATCAAATTGAACAGCGATAACTTCAGCAGGGTTCAAAGCATTAGCAATGAAGTCTACTGGATCGTCAACGTAAGGTACAACGTCAATGTTTTCACCATTTAATTCATCAACAACAGCTTGAACACGAGCGCCTTTAGGACCAACACATGTACCAACTGGGTCAACGTCTGGATTGTCTGATTTAACAGCAATCTTAGTTCTGTCTCCAGCTTCACGAGCGATTGAAACAATTTCAACTGTTCCATCATAAATTTCAGGAACTTGTTGTTCGAACAAACGCTTTACCAAACCTGGATCAGTTCTAGAAACGAACACTTGAGGTCCCTTAGTAGCATTTTCAACCTTAGTAACGTAAACACGGATTCTATCACGAGAATTGTATGTTTCACCAGGCATTTGATCAGCTTTAGGCATAACTGTTTCGATACGACCATAAGTGATGTAAACATATCTACTATCGCTACGTTCAACAGTACCTTGAATGATTTCGTGTTCATATTGGCTATATTCATTATAGATGATATCACGTTCAGCTTCACGAACTCTTTGCATGATTACTTGCTTAGCAGTTTGAGCCGCAATACGTCCAAAATCTTTAGGTGTAACTTCTTCTTTGATATGATCGCCGATTTCGTAACCCTTACTCTTTTGTTGAGCATCTTCGAGACTAACCTCTAAACGATCATCAACAACGTCTTCAACGACTTCTTTAACTGCATAAACATGTATATTACCCTTTTTAGCGTCAAATTCAACATCAACGTTTTGGGCTTGGTTGTAATTTCTTTTATAAGCAGCTACTAGAGCGGCTTCGAGTGATTCAATCACATATTCTTTTTTAATACCCTTTTCGCTTTCAAGCGCATCAAGGGCCTCAACCATTTCTTTACTCATGATTTTCTCCTTAGAATTCGATTGCAAGTCTTAGCTTAGCAATGTTATCGCGGCTAATTTCTACTTGCTTCTTTAAATTCTTAACTTTAACGATCAAAGTTATCTTGTCATCTGTTACTTCACTTAATGTTCCTTCAAAAGCTTTTTGACCATCTTGTTTTTGATATAGAGACGCATGAATATAATCATCCACATAATCAGAAAGACTTTCGTCATTCTTTAATGGACGTTCGGCACCTGGAGATGAAACCTCAAGGTAATATGCTGGATCGATTGGATTCAATTCATCCAGCTTTTCTCCGTATTCTTCACTGATAACAGCGCAGTCATCAATGTTGATGCCGCCCTTTTTATCAGCATAAACTCTTAAATACCAGTCTCCACGCTCGTGGACAAACTCTAGATCAACAAGAAAAAAATCATGCTTATCTAAAATAGGCTGTAAAATGGCTTTTAATTCTTCAACTTTTGTATCCAAGGACATTCCTCCAAAGTAATTCGGCAATAAAAAGAGTGAGCATCTCTGCTCACTCATTAATCAATAATTAACTAGTAGTTAATTTAACATATATTACTATTTAAATCAACTTATAACAACCATACTAGAATAATGATAGCTGATTTTCTTCAGGCATACCATCTAAAGCATGATTTTCAGTCATATATTCGATAACTGTTTTCGAAACCTTACCACGAGTACTCAAATCTTGTTTAGATAAGAAAGGTTTTTCTTCACGAGCGGCAATGATTTGTTTAGCAACGTTATCACCCAGACCAGGAATGGCATTGAACGGTGCCAAAAGCGTCTTATCATCGATAATCTTGAACTCAAAAGCATCAGATTTTTCGATATCGACCATCTTGATCTTGAATCCACGTTCCAAACACTCATTAGCCAATTCTAACACAGTTAACAAATTCTTTTCTTTCGTTGAAGCGTCCATCCCTTTATCATTGATTTCCTTCATCGCTGCTTTGACGGCATCTTTACCAGTTGTCATCGAAACAAGGTCAAAATCATCAGCACGAACTGTAAAGTAAGCACTGTAATAATAAAGTGGATAGTGAACCTTAAAGTAAGCAATTCGAAGCGCCATGATAATGTAAGCTGTCGCGTGAGCTCGAGGGAACATGTACTTGATCTTCAAACACGAATCAATGTACCAATCAGGAACATCCGCATCCTTCATCGCTTGTTTCCAATCATCTGGAATACCACGACCTTTACGAACGTGCTCCATAATTTGGAAAGCCATCTGTGAATCCATACCATAGTGAATCAAATCCATCATAATATTATCACGACAACCAATAACTTCCTTCAAAGTAACAATACCCTTGTCGATCAACTCTTCCGCATTTCCTAACCACACATCAGTACCATGTGATAGTCCAGAAATTTGTAGTAATTCGGCAAAAGTTGTTGGGTGAGTTTTCTCTAGCATTCCTCGAACAAAACGAGTACCAAATTCGGGAACTCCTAATGTACCAGTCTTTGAGAAAATTTGTTCAGGTGTAACACCAAGTGATTCAGTACTTCTAAAGAGCTCCATAACTTCAGGATCTTTAACTGGCAAACTCTTGGGATCAATACCTGACAAATCTTGTAGCATACGGATCATCGTGGGATCATCATGTCCCAAAATATCGAGTTTCAAGATATTATCATGGATTGAGTGGAAATCAAAGTGAGTCGTTTTCCAAAGTGCTGACTGATCATCAGCCGGATATTGAATTGGCGTGAAATCAAAGATGTCCATGTAATCAGGCACAACGATGATTCCGGCCGGATGTTGTCCAGTTGTTCGTTTAACACCAGTTGAACCAATAGCTAAACGTTCAACTTCAGCATTACGAAGATTCTTACCAGTCAACTCTTGATAGTTTTTAACGTAACCAAAAGCTGTTCTGTCAGCAATTGTACCAATAGTACCAGCACGGAACACGTGATCTTCCCCGAACAATACTTTCGTATAATTATGGGCTACTGGTTGGTAGTCACCAGAGAAGTTCAAATCAATATCAGGAACCTTATCACCCTTGAAACCAAGGAATGTTTCGAACGGAATATCCTGACCATCTTTTTCTAAATCAGTCCCACACTTAGGACATTTCTTATCATCCAAATCATATCCTGAACCAACTTCACCTTTAGTAAAGAATTCAGAATACTTACATTTAGGACAACGATAATGTGGCGGCAAAGGATTAACTTCAGTAATCCCGGTCATGGTAGCAACGAAACTGGAACCAACGGAACCACGGGAACCAACCAAATATCCATCTTTATTAGATTTGTAAACTAAACGTTGTGAAATCAAATAAATAACTGAGAAACCATTACCAATGATACTCTTTAGCTCTTTATCCATTCGTTCCTGAACAATTTCAGGCAACGGATCACCATAGAGTTCATGAGCTTTGTTCAAAGTTAAATTCTTAATTTCATCTTCGGCACCCTCCATTTTAGGAGTGTAAAGTTTATCTTTAACCGGAGAAATTTCATCAATAGAATCCATGATTTTCTTGGGATTATCAACGATAATCTCTTGTTCAGTTGCTTGATCCATATAGTTAAATTCATCAAACATTTCATTAGTAGTTCTAAATTGAACATCAGGTAACTCAGGACGACGACCCAAGGCATTACTCTTAACCGCCTTGATGACAATATCACGATAAACTTTGTCGTGTTCGTCCAAATAGTGAACATCCCCCGTTGCGACAACAGGCTTATTCAATTCCTTACCCAATTTAACGATATTCTTCAAAATTTCTTCCAAAGCATTTTCGTCTTTAATAATCTTAATATCAATTAAATGTTGATATAACGAACGTGGCATGACTTCCAAATAATCATAGTATTGAGCTAATTCACGCGTATCGTCATATCCTTTTTGCATCATACTTGTGAAAACTTCACCATTCTCACAAGCAGAGCCAACAATAATACCTTCACGATATTTATTCAATAAACGTCTTGGTACACGAGCCGTTCGGTAATAATACTGTGTCATTGAGTAAGATACAATCTTGAACATATTTTTCAAACCAGCTTGTGTCTTAGCTAACAAAACAGCATGGGTTGGACGAGCTTGTTTATAAGCTTCTTCCCCACCAATATGATCATTCAATTGTTCAACATTGTTAGTACCAAACTTATCTTCCAACTCCGCAAACAACTTGTACATCAAATAACCAGTTGTCTCAGCATCGGAATCAGCTCTATGGTGATGTTCCAAAACAATATTGTAACGTTTAGCCAATGAATCCAACTTATGATTACGGTATTCAGAATGCAACGTACGTGACATTTCCAAAGTATCGATAACTGGCATTGCCAAACGGTTACGTCCCATACGAGTTAAGGCAGCATTCATGAATCCCATATCGAAGGTAACGTTGTGTCCAACCAAGATGTCATCACCGATAAAGTCCATGAATTCGCCGACAATAACATTTTCATCAGGCTCATTCTCAACCATCTCAGTCGTGATACTAGTCAAATTAGTTGTTATCTCTGACAACGGATGACCAGGATTGATAAATTTATCGAATCGATCAATCACTTCACCATCTTTCATTTTCGTAGCACCAATTTCAATAATGGAATCGTAGACAGCTGATAAACCAGTCGTTTCAGTATCAAAAATTACATATTCAGAACCTTCGAGTTTTTGATCTCGCAAGTTATACGCAATCGGATTACCTTCATCAACTAAGTCAACCTCGACACCATAAGCAATCTTGACGCCGAATTTTTTACCAGCGTTATAAGCTTCCGGAAAGGCCTGCAAAGCACGATGGTCAGTGATAGCAATACCCGTTTGACCCCAGTCACTAGCACGTTTGATCAAATCAGTGGCACTAGGAATGGCATCCATTTGACTCATATTAGTGTGGGCGTGTAATTCAATTCGCTTGTTGTCATCTTCAGCCGTATCTTGGCGTGAAGCATGCTTGATAATATTGATATCTTGCGCCATGATAACCAATTCACGTGAAAAATTATCCTCTTGAACGCTACCACGAACCCTGATCCAAGCACCTTTGTCGAGTGAATTGAAGAAAGTTTCATCATCTTCACCATTCGAGAACTTCTTGATACTGAATGAAGAAGTATAATCGGTTACTTTCAAAATCAACAGTGAACGACCAGACTTCAACTTACGAACATCGATGTCAAAGACATAACCTTCGACAACTTTGCCACGGTCTTCTTCGATGATATCAACCATTTGTGTAATTTCTTGATCATCCGGAATCTTCCGACCGACTTTTGAAACATTACCAACTGGTTTAGCAGCTTTCTTCTCGCTGACTTCTTTGGCTTTAGCTTGGAATTCTTTAGCCTTCTCAGCCGCAGCAGCTTTCATAGCAGCTTCTTTTTCCTGTGACTTATTCTCATCAATATTGGTACGAATCTTAAAGTCGGGGAAACCGAGACTACTGTATTCAGCCTGTAAACCGTTCAACAAACTGCCATCAATCACATCAGCCATAAAATCGTTGGAGACATCAAAGAAAACATGTCCATCCAGCATATATGGCGGTGTTTGACTGATTCGGCTGATAACCATTGGCGAATTGACGCCACAGTCATTTAAAACATAATTCCAATAATCTTTAACATCTTTTTCTCTCAATTCAGCTTTGGTGGTAGTTATCTCAAAATTAACTTGAGCAATCCCATCGAAACTAGCTTTCAGTGCTTTGACAAAAGTCAGAAATTCATTGAATGGCAAGACGTCTGTGAACTCGAAAAAGAAGGTCCAACGTTTACTATTTTTATGAACTTCCAGCTTATTCAACTTACCGTTAGCGAAAGAATCTTGCGACTCCAAGAGACTATCTAATTTAATTTGCTTAACAAGTATTTCAAAAAGTTGTTTTGTATCTGACATATTCTACCCTTCACAAATAAAAAAAGGCCTAAGCCTCATTACTGATTCTTAAGCAATATTTTTACTGAATTTACTAATTCATCTTTACTTACTTCAATTGTTTCACCAGTACTTCTAATCTTAAGTTCCACAATTTCATCGGCAGCTTTTTTACCAACTGTGATTCGAATAGGAATACCCATCAAATCTGAGTCCGCAAATTTAACACCGGGACGTTCTTTACGATCGTCAAGTAAGACATCATATCCTTCATCTTGCAACAAAGTTACGATTTCGTCACTCAATTTGCCTTGAACATCATTATTGTACTTGATTGGAACAACATGAATTTGGTATGGAGCCAATTGTGCTGGCCAGATGATACCATTTTCATCGCTGTGTTGTTCGATAATTGCTGAAAGCAATCTTGAAATACCAATTCCGTAACAACCCATGATCAATGGATTTGATTTACCATTTTCATCCAAGAAGTTAGCACCGAGTGCTTTAGAGAACTTAGTACCAAGCTTGAAAATGTGACCAATTTCAATACCACGAGTAAATTTGATGTGACCATGACCATCTGGAGAAGTTTCTCCTTCTTTGATAACACGAAAATCTCTAAACTCAGGCATTTCGTCAGTAATATCTTCAAAGTTAGCATTGATAAAGTGATGGTCTTCCTTGTTAGGACCAACAACAAAGTTAGTCAAACCAACAAGTGAGCTATCATACAATACCTTGACCTTGTCATCGATACCTTTAGGACCGATAAATCCAGGTACACTGTGGAAAACATCTTTAACTTCATCAGGAGTAGCCTCACGTAGGAAGTCAGCACCTAAATAGTTTTTGATTTTAACATCATTAGCGTCGTAATCGCCACGAACCATAACCATTACTGGTTCATCATCAGCCATGTAAGCCACAGCCTTCATGATTCTAGCAGGTTCAACTTTTAGAAGTGCAGCCAAAGTATCAATTGTGTGAACATTTGGTGTTTCGACTTCTTCCATTGATTTCTTTTCTTCAGTAGGATTCTCATCCATCTTACTTGCGGCCATTTCCAAGTTAGCAGAATAATCTGATTCGTCAGAATAAGCAATTGTATCTTCACCGATTGGAGCAATAGCAGAAAATTCTTTTGAATCAGTTCCACCCATGGCACCGGCATCACCAATAATGGCACGATAGTTCAAACCACAGGCATCAAAAATGTTGCGGTAAGCTTGTTCCATTTGATTGAAGACGACATCCAATTGTTCTTTGTTAGCTGTAAATGAATAAGCATCCTTCATCAAGAATTCACGGCCACGTAATAGACCATAGCGAGGACGATCTTCATCACGATACTTCATTTGCATTTGATATAAAACAAGTGGCAATTTCTTGTAACTGTTCAAACCTTCCTTAACCACGCTAGTAAATGTTTCTTCGTGGGTAGGTCCTAAAACAAATTCTCTTTCGTGACGATCCTTCATCTTGAAAAGATTGTCGCCATAAGTTTCATAACGACCACTTTCCTTCCACAAATCAGCTGGTAAAATTGCTGGCATTTGCATTTCAACGGCATCAATTTTTTCCATTTCTTTGCGCATTAGATCTTCGAGCTTACGAATTACTGACCAAGCTAATGGCAAGTATGCGTATACACCAGCAGAAACCTGTCTGATGTATCCGGCTCTCAACATCAATTGGTGACTGACTGCTTCAGCATCTGAAGGAGTTTGTTTTAGTGTTGGAATATATAATTTTGATTGTTTCAAGTTCTCTTATCCCCCTATTTTATAAAGAAACGCTGGATATCATTCCACGTTACGGCAACCATCAATAATACCAAAATTCCGACAC contains:
- the nusA gene encoding transcription termination factor NusA, with protein sequence MSKEMVEALDALESEKGIKKEYVIESLEAALVAAYKRNYNQAQNVDVEFDAKKGNIHVYAVKEVVEDVVDDRLEVSLEDAQQKSKGYEIGDHIKEEVTPKDFGRIAAQTAKQVIMQRVREAERDIIYNEYSQYEHEIIQGTVERSDSRYVYITYGRIETVMPKADQMPGETYNSRDRIRVYVTKVENATKGPQVFVSRTDPGLVKRLFEQQVPEIYDGTVEIVSIAREAGDRTKIAVKSDNPDVDPVGTCVGPKGARVQAVVDELNGENIDVVPYVDDPVDFIANALNPAEVIAVQFDDDDKKQCIVIVPDYHLSLAIGKKGQNARLAAKLTGYKIDIKPESQVEFVDDNDQDVNLADVESGKIDIEKTRENAANADDAKNPAAEDSNDDSDDDATDTDTPDSTDSEN
- the rimP gene encoding ribosome maturation factor RimP — encoded protein: MSLDTKVEELKAILQPILDKHDFFLVDLEFVHERGDWYLRVYADKKGGINIDDCAVISEEYGEKLDELNPIDPAYYLEVSSPGAERPLKNDESLSDYVDDYIHASLYQKQDGQKAFEGTLSEVTDDKITLIVKVKNLKKQVEISRDNIAKLRLAIEF
- a CDS encoding PolC-type DNA polymerase III; translated protein: MSDTKQLFEILVKQIKLDSLLESQDSFANGKLNKLEVHKNSKRWTFFFEFTDVLPFNEFLTFVKALKASFDGIAQVNFEITTTKAELREKDVKDYWNYVLNDCGVNSPMVISRISQTPPYMLDGHVFFDVSNDFMADVIDGSLLNGLQAEYSSLGFPDFKIRTNIDENKSQEKEAAMKAAAAEKAKEFQAKAKEVSEKKAAKPVGNVSKVGRKIPDDQEITQMVDIIEEDRGKVVEGYVFDIDVRKLKSGRSLLILKVTDYTSSFSIKKFSNGEDDETFFNSLDKGAWIRVRGSVQEDNFSRELVIMAQDINIIKHASRQDTAEDDNKRIELHAHTNMSQMDAIPSATDLIKRASDWGQTGIAITDHRALQAFPEAYNAGKKFGVKIAYGVEVDLVDEGNPIAYNLRDQKLEGSEYVIFDTETTGLSAVYDSIIEIGATKMKDGEVIDRFDKFINPGHPLSEITTNLTSITTEMVENEPDENVIVGEFMDFIGDDILVGHNVTFDMGFMNAALTRMGRNRLAMPVIDTLEMSRTLHSEYRNHKLDSLAKRYNIVLEHHHRADSDAETTGYLMYKLFAELEDKFGTNNVEQLNDHIGGEEAYKQARPTHAVLLAKTQAGLKNMFKIVSYSMTQYYYRTARVPRRLLNKYREGIIVGSACENGEVFTSMMQKGYDDTRELAQYYDYLEVMPRSLYQHLIDIKIIKDENALEEILKNIVKLGKELNKPVVATGDVHYLDEHDKVYRDIVIKAVKSNALGRRPELPDVQFRTTNEMFDEFNYMDQATEQEIIVDNPKKIMDSIDEISPVKDKLYTPKMEGAEDEIKNLTLNKAHELYGDPLPEIVQERMDKELKSIIGNGFSVIYLISQRLVYKSNKDGYLVGSRGSVGSSFVATMTGITEVNPLPPHYRCPKCKYSEFFTKGEVGSGYDLDDKKCPKCGTDLEKDGQDIPFETFLGFKGDKVPDIDLNFSGDYQPVAHNYTKVLFGEDHVFRAGTIGTIADRTAFGYVKNYQELTGKNLRNAEVERLAIGSTGVKRTTGQHPAGIIVVPDYMDIFDFTPIQYPADDQSALWKTTHFDFHSIHDNILKLDILGHDDPTMIRMLQDLSGIDPKSLPVKDPEVMELFRSTESLGVTPEQIFSKTGTLGVPEFGTRFVRGMLEKTHPTTFAELLQISGLSHGTDVWLGNAEELIDKGIVTLKEVIGCRDNIMMDLIHYGMDSQMAFQIMEHVRKGRGIPDDWKQAMKDADVPDWYIDSCLKIKYMFPRAHATAYIIMALRIAYFKVHYPLYYYSAYFTVRADDFDLVSMTTGKDAVKAAMKEINDKGMDASTKEKNLLTVLELANECLERGFKIKMVDIEKSDAFEFKIIDDKTLLAPFNAIPGLGDNVAKQIIAAREEKPFLSKQDLSTRGKVSKTVIEYMTENHALDGMPEENQLSLF
- a CDS encoding proline--tRNA ligase encodes the protein MKQSKLYIPTLKQTPSDAEAVSHQLMLRAGYIRQVSAGVYAYLPLAWSVIRKLEDLMRKEMEKIDAVEMQMPAILPADLWKESGRYETYGDNLFKMKDRHEREFVLGPTHEETFTSVVKEGLNSYKKLPLVLYQMQMKYRDEDRPRYGLLRGREFLMKDAYSFTANKEQLDVVFNQMEQAYRNIFDACGLNYRAIIGDAGAMGGTDSKEFSAIAPIGEDTIAYSDESDYSANLEMAASKMDENPTEEKKSMEEVETPNVHTIDTLAALLKVEPARIMKAVAYMADDEPVMVMVRGDYDANDVKIKNYLGADFLREATPDEVKDVFHSVPGFIGPKGIDDKVKVLYDSSLVGLTNFVVGPNKEDHHFINANFEDITDEMPEFRDFRVIKEGETSPDGHGHIKFTRGIEIGHIFKLGTKFSKALGANFLDENGKSNPLIMGCYGIGISRLLSAIIEQHSDENGIIWPAQLAPYQIHVVPIKYNNDVQGKLSDEIVTLLQDEGYDVLLDDRKERPGVKFADSDLMGIPIRITVGKKAADEIVELKIRSTGETIEVSKDELVNSVKILLKNQ